Proteins found in one Candidatus Eisenbacteria bacterium genomic segment:
- the atpE gene encoding ATP synthase F0 subunit C — MNFAATLGLALPIGIGLAAIGSGIGLGFMGRGAMEAMGRQPEALPRIQVAMIIGFGFIEALTIYAFVTMFFLQGKIQ, encoded by the coding sequence ATGAACTTCGCCGCCACGCTCGGCCTCGCGCTCCCGATCGGGATCGGCCTCGCCGCCATCGGCTCCGGCATCGGTCTCGGCTTCATGGGCCGCGGCGCCATGGAGGCCATGGGCCGTCAGCCCGAGGCGCTCCCTCGCATCCAGGTCGCGATGATCATCGGCTTCGGCTTCATCGAGGCGCTCACGATCTACGCGTTCGTCACCATGTTCTTCCTCCAGGGGAAGATCCAGTAG